A genome region from Triticum aestivum cultivar Chinese Spring chromosome 2B, IWGSC CS RefSeq v2.1, whole genome shotgun sequence includes the following:
- the LOC123046943 gene encoding probable WRKY transcription factor 70, whose protein sequence is MSMATYEQVMDDLAKGQEFATQLQGLLRDSPKAGHIMDQILHTFSRAIHAAKAAAAASAGAGESEVTDGASSGGKRKSIAGGGPRKACRTRTQDSSVVTKNMKSLEDGQTWRKYGQKEIQNSKHSKAYFRCTHKYDQQCMARRQAQRCDDDPDTFKVTYIGVHTCRDPAAAMAPHAPHLTGTAAGCRLISFAPAVVHGASTSTTTTNTNLVDEDAATGSGLQLSGLKLEGGDLEEVLSSRTPVSSALYGAAAAAAAWPDQGDVTSTLQYGGAGAFEQLFDLDGYPYLEDLLPYDLDH, encoded by the exons ATGTCCATGGCGACGTACGAGCAGGTGATGGATGACCTGGCCAAGGGGCAGGAGTTCGCGACGCAGCTGCAGGGCCTCCTCCGGGACTCCCCCAAGGCCGGCCACATCATGGACCAGATCCTCCACACCTTCTCCCGCGCCATCCACGCCGCCAAGGCCGCGGCCGCGGCCAGCGCCGGTGCCGGCGAGAGCGAGGTCACCGATGGCGCAAGCAGCGGCGGGAAGAGGAAGTCCATCGCCGGTGGAGGACCGCGCAAGGCCTGTCGGACAAG GACCCAGGATTCGTCCGTCGTCACGAAGAACATGAAGAGCTTGGAGGACGGGCAGACATGGCGCAAGTACGGGCAGAAGGAGATACAGAACTCCAAGCACTCAAA GGCCTACTTCCGGTGCACGCACAAGTACGACCAGCAGTGCATGGCGCGGCGGCAGGCCCAGCGCTGCGACGACGACCCGGACACGTTCAAGGTCACCTACATCGGCGTGCACACCTGCCgggaccccgccgccgccatggcgcCGCATGCTCCTCACCTGACCGGCACCGCGGCCGGCTGCCGCCTCATCAGCTTCGCGCCGGCCGTTGTTCATGGCGCCAGCACCAGCACGACCACAACGAACACCAACCTGGTCGACGAGGACGCCGCGACGGGGTCCGGCCTGCAGCTGTCGGGCCTGAAGCTTGAGGGCGGCGACCTGGAGGAGGTGCTGAGCAGCCGCACCCCCGTGAGCTCTGCCCTGTacggcgcagcggcggcggcggcggcttggcctGACCAGGGCGACGTCACGTCCACCCTGCAGTACGGTGGTGCCGGTGCCTTTGAACAGCTCTTTGATCTCGATGGTTACCCGTATCTCGAGGACCTCCTGCCGTACGATCTCGACCATTGA